Proteins found in one Campylobacter sp. MG1 genomic segment:
- a CDS encoding DNA adenine methylase: MQENKAYLSEQIITYLGNKRSLLGFIEKGVKYAKTELKKDKLSSVDLFSGSGIVARFLKQHSSYLIANDLESYSKAINECYLSNIDNNFYKELEIEHKKLKEQIINNFNENGFIRELYSPKDELNITQNDRAFYTNYNASYIDTVRLLLENHKYKKYFLAPLLYEASVKVNTSGVFKGFYKNKNGIGEWGGSGKNALSRIIANIELAMPIFSNHNVPFNVFWQDANVLANELDCDLCYIDPPYNQHPYGSNYFMLNLITNYIKPQDISKVSGITKDWNKSVYNSKKTASESFFELINNLKAKIILISYNNEGIISEDEFKNTLLKFGSLNILEQKYNTFRASRNLNNRKIHVKEILYILKKY; encoded by the coding sequence ATGCAAGAAAACAAAGCCTATTTAAGCGAACAAATAATTACTTATTTAGGCAATAAACGCTCATTATTAGGCTTTATTGAAAAAGGCGTAAAATATGCAAAAACCGAGCTTAAAAAAGATAAATTAAGCTCGGTTGATTTGTTTAGTGGCAGTGGCATTGTCGCAAGATTTTTAAAACAACACTCAAGCTATTTAATAGCAAATGATTTAGAAAGTTATAGCAAAGCAATCAACGAATGCTATTTATCAAATATTGATAATAATTTTTATAAAGAGCTTGAAATAGAGCATAAAAAACTAAAAGAGCAAATCATTAATAATTTTAATGAAAACGGCTTTATAAGAGAGCTTTACTCTCCTAAAGATGAGCTAAATATCACTCAAAATGATAGAGCTTTTTATACAAATTATAATGCTAGTTATATTGATACGGTAAGATTATTACTAGAAAATCACAAATATAAAAAATACTTTTTAGCACCACTTTTATATGAAGCTAGTGTAAAAGTAAATACAAGTGGTGTTTTTAAAGGCTTTTACAAGAATAAAAACGGCATAGGAGAATGGGGCGGAAGTGGCAAAAATGCTCTTAGTAGAATTATTGCTAATATTGAATTAGCAATGCCTATTTTTTCAAACCATAATGTGCCTTTTAATGTGTTTTGGCAAGATGCAAATGTTTTAGCAAATGAGCTTGATTGTGATTTATGCTATATTGACCCGCCTTATAATCAGCATCCTTATGGCTCAAATTATTTTATGCTAAATCTAATTACAAATTATATTAAACCACAAGATATTTCTAAGGTTTCAGGTATTACAAAGGATTGGAATAAAAGCGTTTATAATTCTAAAAAAACAGCTAGCGAAAGCTTTTTTGAGCTAATAAACAATCTAAAAGCAAAAATAATTTTAATCTCATATAACAACGAAGGCATAATAAGTGAAGATGAATTTAAAAACACTCTTTTAAAATTTGGTAGCTTAAATATATTAGAGCAAAAATATAATACCTTTAGAGCAAGTAGAAATCTAAATAATCGTAAAATCCATGTAAAAGAGATTTTATATATCCTTAAAAAATACTAA
- a CDS encoding diacylglycerol kinase, translated as MKKRYSFLKNASYAIAGIKRAFKESAFKLELFCALPFLLFAILYDFDIYDKILLIFSIVLVFISECFNTAIECVVDLVTKKYELLAKEAKDLASAGVFLTICMAIFVWIMILYKEFL; from the coding sequence ATGAAAAAAAGATATTCTTTTTTAAAAAATGCAAGCTATGCTATAGCAGGTATTAAAAGAGCATTTAAAGAAAGTGCATTTAAGTTAGAATTATTTTGTGCTTTACCATTTTTATTATTTGCTATTTTATATGATTTTGACATATATGATAAAATTTTATTAATATTTAGTATAGTGTTGGTTTTCATATCAGAATGTTTTAATACTGCTATTGAATGTGTTGTTGATTTAGTTACTAAAAAATACGAGTTATTAGCAAAAGAGGCTAAAGATTTAGCGTCTGCTGGAGTATTTTTAACTATTTGTATGGCTATTTTTGTATGGATTATGATTTTATACAAGGAATTTTTATGA
- a CDS encoding Nif3-like dinuclear metal center hexameric protein yields MKVSEIYNYLNELSPFEIQESWDNSGILLENNGFCERIYLSLDLDYQQVKQFKNNSLIITHHPLIFKGLKNIKNDYVGNILKELIIKNCALISMHTNYDLSHLNKYFVEKILEKEIIKNDNFLLYFKNDFSNIYELCDYLKSKLNLKNITISLAKNMKNSELIGVCTGSGISLASNLNSNIFLTGDIKYHDALMLSENDISVIDIRHYESEICFANSLYDNLQKLPIDIIMCHSKNPFLDY; encoded by the coding sequence ATGAAAGTTAGTGAAATTTATAATTATTTAAATGAGTTAAGCCCATTTGAAATTCAGGAGAGTTGGGATAATAGTGGAATATTATTAGAAAATAATGGTTTTTGTGAAAGAATATATTTAAGCTTAGATTTAGATTATCAGCAAGTTAAACAATTTAAAAATAATTCTTTAATAATAACTCATCATCCATTGATTTTTAAGGGTTTAAAGAATATAAAAAATGATTATGTAGGTAATATTTTAAAGGAATTAATAATAAAAAATTGTGCATTGATATCAATGCATACAAATTATGATTTGAGTCACTTAAATAAATATTTTGTTGAAAAAATTTTAGAAAAAGAGATAATAAAAAATGATAATTTTTTATTGTATTTTAAAAATGATTTTTCTAATATATATGAGTTGTGTGATTATTTAAAATCTAAGTTAAATTTAAAAAATATTACTATTAGTTTAGCTAAAAATATGAAAAATTCTGAATTAATTGGTGTTTGTACTGGTTCTGGCATATCACTAGCATCAAATTTAAATAGTAATATTTTTCTTACTGGTGATATTAAATATCATGATGCATTAATGCTTAGTGAAAATGATATTAGTGTAATAGATATAAGGCATTATGAGAGTGAAATATGTTTTGCTAATTCTTTATATGATAATTTGCAAAAATTACCAATAGATATTATAATGTGCCATTCAAAGAACCCATTTTTAGATTATTAA